From the Micromonospora echinospora genome, the window GTGCCGAGCACCCCGACGGGCAGGTGCCGCTCGCAGACGGCGGCGAGCACCAGGGACGAGACCGGGGTCAGCTCGGACGGCTTGAACAGCACCGGGCAGCCGGCGGCGAGCGCCGGGGCGATCTTCCGGGCCGGGATGGAGACCGGGAAGTTCCACGGGGTGAGCACGGCCGCGACGCCGACCGGTCGGGCGGCGACCCGGTGCTCGTGCTGCGGCACCACGGTCAGCCGCTGCTCCTCCTGCCGCTCGACGAGGTCGGCCATGACCCGGAAGTAGGTGACGGTCAGCCCCAGCTCGGCGGTGGACTCGGCCAGCCGCTTGCCGGTCTCCCGGGTGATCAGCGCCGCCCACTCCGGCCGGGTCGCCAGGGCCTCGACGTCGTCGGCGATCGCCCGCAGGGCGGCGGCCCGCTGCGGCACCGGGGTCGCCGCCCAGGTCGGCAGCACGGCGGTGGCGGCGGCGAGCGCCCCGGTGGCCTCGGCGACACCGCCGGTGGCGACCTCGGTGAAGGCGTCGCCGGTGGCCGGGTCCACCACCGGCAGCACCGGGCCGGAGGCGTAGGACTCCGTCCCGACGCGCACCGCGCTCCGGGCCGCGAGTACCGCGTCGACGATGGAAAAGTCGGTCACAGCTGCTCCTCGTACGGGTCGAGCTGGTCCGGATCGAGGTCGATCCCGAGACCGGGGCGGTTCGGCACGACGACCGTGCCGTGGTCGGTCAGGAAGGCGTCGGCGGCCCGGCGCAGCGGGTTGGAGCGCACGTCCCACTCGACGAGGGACGTCGCCGGGCTGCTCGCGGCCACCTGCACGGTCGCGGCGGTCGCGATCGCGCCGTTGTAGAGGTGCGGGTTGACGGTCTTTCCCGCCGCCTCGGCGGCCCGCAGCACGGTCAGGTACTCGCTGATGCCGCCGACCTTGGTGAGGTCCGGTTGGAGGATCGCGACCCCGTCGCCGGCCAGGTACGGGGTGAAGGCCGCCGCGCCGTAGAGGTTCTCGCCGGTGGCCAGGGGCATGCCGGTGCGGGCGGCGAGTTCGTCCAGTTCCGCCGGTCGGTCACCGGCGAGGGGCTCCTCGACCCAGGCGACGCCGAGGTCGGCGAGGGCCGGCACCGTCCGCAGCGCCTCCGGCAACGTCCACGCCTGGTTGGCGTCGGCGAAGATCTGCGTGGCGTCGCCGAGTACCCGCCGGGCGGTGCGGACGTTGGCGAGGTCCCGGTCGTGGCCGAAGCCGACCTTGACCTTGACGGCGGTCAGGCCGAGCGCCGCGCAGTGCGCCGCGGTCTCGGCGACGCCCTCCGGGCCGAGGCTCGAACCGTAGACGGGCAGCTCGGCGCGGGGGTGGTCGGTGAGCAGCGACGCCAGGCTCCGCCCGGCGTGCCGGGCGGCCAGGTCCCAGAGCGCGATGTCGACGGCGCTCACCGCCTGGTGGATCGGGCCGGGGGCACCCCACTGCCGGCCCAGCGGGCCGAGCTTCGCCATCAGGGCACGGTGCGCCGCCTCGGGACTGCCCGGCCGGGTGCCGACCAGCAGCGGCGCCACCCCCTCGTCGATCGTCCAGATCCGCTCCCGCCAGGCCCAGGACGGGTAGTTGGCCCAGCTCTCGCCGACGCCGACCGAGCCGTCGGCGAGGACCACCTCCACCAGGACCATCACCCGGTGGCTGAGCGGGGCGAAGGACATCGCGATCAGCTCGTCGGGGCGGGCGCGGAACACCCGGCAGCGCACCTCGGCGACGGGGGCGTCGGGCAGTCGCGGGGCCGCCCCGGCGGGGGCGACGGCGTCGACCGGGTGGCCGTCGGCCGACTCGGTCACGTCCTCGACCGCCACCCGGTCCACGAGGTGGTGCAGATCTCGACTGGAGCCCATGAGTCCTCTCTCACACCTGTGAACAACTGCATGCAGTTCTAGCCGTCGTTCATCGAGCGGTCAAGAGCTGGAAACAAACCGGAGCACCACGATCAGGCAACGGAGGCGGCGAGATCGGACACCGCACACCAGACCGGACAGTCGTCCCCGGCGACGTCGCCGGTACTGGTTGATCGACTCCGGTTCGGCGAGACCGGCGTGACACAGCCGCCCGCACACCGCGACACCGGCGACCTGCGCGGCCAGCGAACGCCGGGCCCGGCCATGGAGGTGGCGGGGCCGCGCGGGCCGGGGCGGGTGGGACGGCCGGCCACCAGGGCGGCGGGACCGCGCGGTCAGCGGCCGGGCGGTGGGCGGGTCAGGCGGGGACGACCCGGATGCCGTTGCGGCGCACCGCCCCGGCCACCGGCTCGGGCAGCGGCGCGTCGACGACCAGGGTGTCGATCCGGTCGAGCCCGCAGACCTGCACCGGGGCAGCCGCGGTGAGCTTGCTGGCGTCCACCAGCAGGACGATCTCGTCGGCGATCTCCATCAGCGCGTGCTTCGCGCTGAGTTCGATCTCCGAGCGCACGTAGACCCCACGGTCGTCGACCGCCCCGGCGCCGAGGAACAGCGTCCGGATCCGTAACCGCCGGGTCAGGTCCCGGACCCCGAAGCCGACCAGGGCCTGGTTGTCGTGCAGCAGTTCGCCGCCGATGCCGATCACCCGGGCCCGGGGGCGCGACAGCATGTGCCCGAGCACGGGCACCGAGTGGGTGACCACGCACCCGTCGAACTCCGCCGGCAGGGCGTGCGCGACCTCGGCGGCCGTGGTGCCACTGTCGATGCCGATGGTGTCGCCGGGCCGCACCATACGGGCGGCGGCGGCGCCGATGGCCTGCTTGGCCCGGGTGTGGGTCTGCGCCCGGGAGGCGAACCCGGGGCCGGCGACGCCGCCCGGCGGCAGGCTCACCCCACCGTGGACGAGCGTGACCTCGTTGGCCTCGGCGAGCTGGCGCAGGTCCCGGCGGACGGTCATCTGCGAGACGCCGAGCTGGGCGCTGAGTTCGGCCACGGAGAGGAAGCCCGCTCGGCGCAGCGCGGCCATGATCTGCGTGCGACGCCGGGGGGCGCCCTCGTACCGAGCCGTCTCGACGCTCACGCCGGGCCTCCTGCCGATCGCCCACACGGGTTCGTCGGAAGTTTAGAGCACCACAGCATCTGTTCGTTAGTTACCAAGCGATGGTAGGTTCCCAACATCTTCTGGTAATCCTGGGGAGGATCCATGACCATCGCCACCGTGTCGCCCACCGTGTTGGCGCGTCCCTCCGGCGGCTACGCCATGCTCGCCGTCGACCAGCGGGAGGCCCTGCGGGCGATGTTCGCCGCGACGCAGGACCAGCCGGTGACCGACGAACAGATCACCGACTTCAAGGTCGCGGCGGCCCGCGCGCTCAGCCCGTACGCCTCGGCGATCCTGGTCGACCGGCAGTTCGCCTGGGACGCCGTCCTCGCCGCGAACGCCGTCGACCCCGGGTGCGCCCTGATCGCCGCCGCCGACCGCTTCACCGGCAGCGCCACCGAGTTCGTCGCCGACGTCGCCATCGACGACGACGTCGACCCCGCCACCGTCCGCGCCCAGGGCGCCAAGGCCCTCAAGCTGCTCGTCCTCTGGCGGCCCGACGAGGACTCCGCCGGCCGGATCTCGCTGGTGACCGACTTCGTCCGGCGCTGCCGCGACAACGGCCTGGTCAGCATCATCGAGCCGGTGTCCCGGGGCCCCCGCGACGGCGGCTCCTTCGACCACGACGCGGGCATCTTCGCCGCCGCCCGGGAACTCGGTTCGCTCGGCGCCGACCTCTACAAGGCCGAGGTCCCCACCGCCGGGAAGGGCACCGACGAGGAGATCCGCACCGGCTGCGCGAAGCTGACCGAAGCGATCACCGGCCCCTGGGTGGTGCTCTCCTCCGGCGTGCCCGCCGAGCGTTTCCCCGACGCGGTGCGCCTCGCCTGCGGGGCCGGCGCCTCGGGTTTCCTCGCCGGCCGGGCGATCTGGGCCTCTGTCGTCGGCAGCCCGACCATGGCCGACGACCTGCGGACCATCTCGGTGGACCGGTTGCGCCGCCTCTGCGACGTGGTCGACGACGCGGTGTCCCGCTGACCCGGTGACCGGTCTCGGCGCTGTCCTCGCGGTGACGGCGGTCGCCCTCGGGGCGGCCATGCAGCGCGCCACCGGGCTCGGCTTCGCCCTGGTCGCCGCGCCCTTCCTGGTCATCATCCTCGGCCCGTTCTCCGGCGTCGTGCTGGCGAACCTGCTCTCCGCCGTGATCAACGTCGCCGTCCTGTGCACCACCCTGCGCGGCCTGCGGGGCCGGCTGGCCGCCGAGATGATCGCCGGCGTCCTGGTCGCGGTCCCGCTGGGCGCGTGGGTGGTGACGGCGCTGCCCGGTCCGCTGCTGCTCATCGGCGTCGGCACGGTCACCGCGGCGTCCGTCGCCTGGGTCGCGCACGGCAACCCGGTGCCGATCCTGCGCCGACGGGGCGGGCCGCTGCTGTCCGGCTTCACCTCCGGCTTCTTCAACACCACCGCCGGCACCGGCGGCCCACCCCTGGCCGTCTACGCGCTGAGCACCAACTGGGAACAGCGCAGCTTCGTCCCGACCGTGCAACTCGTCGGCCTGGTCACCAACGTGCTCTCGCTGGCCGCCAAGGGTCCGCCGCAGCTGTCCTGGCCACTGCTGCTGTCCTGCGTCGCGGCGATGGCCGTCGGCCTCGCCGCCGGTCAGGTCCTGTCCCGCTGGCTGCCCGAGGACCGGGCCCGACGGTGGGTCGTCGCCCTGGCACTGATCGGCAGCGTCGTCGCCGCCGGAAAGGGAGTGACCGCACTGTGGTAGTCGACACCGACGACGACCGTTCCCCAGCCGGCGCGCCCCGCCGGTGGCCCGGTCGGGTCTTCGACCGGGGCGTGGACCCCGACCCCCGGTTCAGCCTCGCCAACGAGCGCACCTTCCTGGCCTGGATCCGCACCTCACTGGCCCTCTTCGCCGCCGGTGTCGCCCTGGAGGCGCTGACCCTGCCCATCGCGCCCGGACTCCGTCGGGCGGCGGCCGTCGTCCTGATCCTGCTCGGCGCCGCCGCCCCGGTCCAGGCGTTCCTCGGCTGGCTCCGCACCGAGGCGGCCCTGCGGCTCGGCCGGAGCCTGCCGCCGCCCACGCTGGCGGTGCCGCTCGGGCTGGGCCTGGTCGTCGCGGGCGGGCTGATCCTGATCGGTCTCCTGGTGTGACCCGCCTGGAACGCGGCACACCACGGCAGCCCGCACCGGGCAGAGGCAGCGACCCGGGCCTCCAACTCGAACGCACCATGCTCGCCTGGCGGCGCACCGCGGCGGCGTTCCTGGTGGCCGCCGCGGTCAGCGCACGCCTGCTCGTACCGCTGCTCGGCAGCTGGGCCTATCCCGCCGTGCTGGTACCGGCGCTGGGTGCCTTCGCGGTCGGCGTCGCCGGACGCATGGTGCCGCTGCGGCACCCCCCGGCGGCCGCGAACCTGACGACGGTCCGACCCCGGCCCGGCTGGCTGGCCGCCGTCGCCGCCCTCACCTGCCTCCTCGGCCTGGCCGGTGCCAGCGCCGCCCTGGCATCCTGACCCTCCCGCCCACCACGTCGCACTGGACCGCCCGGGCGAACGTTGCGGTGGTGCAACTACGATCCGGGAGTGGTTCGCGAGGGAGACGTGGGAGACGAGCAGCGGTTACACCGCATCGAGGCGGTGACCGATGCGACGCTCTCCCGCCTCGACGCCGCCGACCTCTTCGACGAACTCCTCGACCGCGTCCGCGAACTGCTCCGGGTCGACACGGCCGCCATCCTCCTGCTCGACGTACGCGCCCAGCAGCTCGTGGCCACCGCGGCCCGGGGCCTGGAGGAGGAAGTGCGGCAGGGCTTCCGCGTCTCGGTCGGCCGGGGGTTCGCCGGCCGGATCGCCCTCACCCGGCAACCGGTGGTGATCGAGGACGTCACTCCCGACCGGGTCGTCAATCCGGTCCTGCTGAACACCGGTGTCCGGTCCCTGCTCGGCGTACCGATCACCTCCCGCAACGAACTCCTCGGCGTCGTGCACGTCGGCACCCTCACCCCGCGCCGCTTCGTCGCCGACGACATCCGCCTGCTGGAACTGGTCGCCGACCGGATCCGGCTCGGCCTCCCCGCCCGGGCCAACAGCCTGGACCAGACCGCCGCGCTGGCGCTGCAACGGAGCCTGATCCCCACCGAGCTGCCGAAGGTGCCGGGTCTCGAACTGGCCGGGCGGTACGTCCCGGGTCACGCTTCCGGCGTCGGCGGCGACTGGTACGACGTCTTCACCCTCCCCTCCGGCTGGCTCGGCATGGTCGTGGGTGACGTGTCCGGCCACGGACTCCAGTCCGCGGTGGTGATGGGCCGGGTCCGCAGCGCCCTGCGGGCGTACGCCCTGGTCTGCGACGACCCGGCGGAGGCACTGACCCTGCTGGACCGGAAGGTGGTCCACTTCGAGGCCGGCAACCTGACCACGGCGCTGTACGCGATGATCTCCCCGGACGGCGCGACCCTGCACGTCTCCCTGGCCGGACACCCCCGCCCGGTCCTGGCCGTGCCGGACCAGCCGAACGCCGTCCTCCCCGTGCACATCGATCCCCCGCTCGGCATCGGACGCCGGCAAACGCGCCGGCACACCACCACGCTCGACTTCGCACCCGGCGCGGTCCTGGTCTCCTACACCGACGGGCTGGTCGAGCGGCGCGGCGAACTGTACGACGCCGGGGTCGCCCGGCTGATGGCCGCCATTCCGGTGGCTCCCGTCGAGACCGTGTGCACGACCGTGATGGCGACCCTCGACGTCGAACACCCGGCCGACGACATCGCCCTGCTGGCCGTGCGGAGACTGCCCGACTAGGCGCAGTTGTTGCTGGTGCGCCGGACCGTGTACTCGGTGTCGTCGTGGGTGATGCCGGACGGCTGCCCGTCGAAGTGGGCCTCGACCTTCTCCCAGCCCCGGCGCTGCTCGTAGTGCAGGTGCGGCGCACCGGAGTTGCCTGTGCTGCCCACCTTGCCGATCTGCTCGCCCTGCTCGACCCGCTGGCCGACCTC encodes:
- a CDS encoding DUF202 domain-containing protein, yielding MTRLERGTPRQPAPGRGSDPGLQLERTMLAWRRTAAAFLVAAAVSARLLVPLLGSWAYPAVLVPALGAFAVGVAGRMVPLRHPPAAANLTTVRPRPGWLAAVAALTCLLGLAGASAALAS
- a CDS encoding aldolase, which codes for MTIATVSPTVLARPSGGYAMLAVDQREALRAMFAATQDQPVTDEQITDFKVAAARALSPYASAILVDRQFAWDAVLAANAVDPGCALIAAADRFTGSATEFVADVAIDDDVDPATVRAQGAKALKLLVLWRPDEDSAGRISLVTDFVRRCRDNGLVSIIEPVSRGPRDGGSFDHDAGIFAAARELGSLGADLYKAEVPTAGKGTDEEIRTGCAKLTEAITGPWVVLSSGVPAERFPDAVRLACGAGASGFLAGRAIWASVVGSPTMADDLRTISVDRLRRLCDVVDDAVSR
- a CDS encoding sulfite exporter TauE/SafE family protein, yielding MTGLGAVLAVTAVALGAAMQRATGLGFALVAAPFLVIILGPFSGVVLANLLSAVINVAVLCTTLRGLRGRLAAEMIAGVLVAVPLGAWVVTALPGPLLLIGVGTVTAASVAWVAHGNPVPILRRRGGPLLSGFTSGFFNTTAGTGGPPLAVYALSTNWEQRSFVPTVQLVGLVTNVLSLAAKGPPQLSWPLLLSCVAAMAVGLAAGQVLSRWLPEDRARRWVVALALIGSVVAAGKGVTALW
- a CDS encoding mandelate racemase/muconate lactonizing enzyme family protein codes for the protein MGSSRDLHHLVDRVAVEDVTESADGHPVDAVAPAGAAPRLPDAPVAEVRCRVFRARPDELIAMSFAPLSHRVMVLVEVVLADGSVGVGESWANYPSWAWRERIWTIDEGVAPLLVGTRPGSPEAAHRALMAKLGPLGRQWGAPGPIHQAVSAVDIALWDLAARHAGRSLASLLTDHPRAELPVYGSSLGPEGVAETAAHCAALGLTAVKVKVGFGHDRDLANVRTARRVLGDATQIFADANQAWTLPEALRTVPALADLGVAWVEEPLAGDRPAELDELAARTGMPLATGENLYGAAAFTPYLAGDGVAILQPDLTKVGGISEYLTVLRAAEAAGKTVNPHLYNGAIATAATVQVAASSPATSLVEWDVRSNPLRRAADAFLTDHGTVVVPNRPGLGIDLDPDQLDPYEEQL
- a CDS encoding PP2C family protein-serine/threonine phosphatase — its product is MVREGDVGDEQRLHRIEAVTDATLSRLDAADLFDELLDRVRELLRVDTAAILLLDVRAQQLVATAARGLEEEVRQGFRVSVGRGFAGRIALTRQPVVIEDVTPDRVVNPVLLNTGVRSLLGVPITSRNELLGVVHVGTLTPRRFVADDIRLLELVADRIRLGLPARANSLDQTAALALQRSLIPTELPKVPGLELAGRYVPGHASGVGGDWYDVFTLPSGWLGMVVGDVSGHGLQSAVVMGRVRSALRAYALVCDDPAEALTLLDRKVVHFEAGNLTTALYAMISPDGATLHVSLAGHPRPVLAVPDQPNAVLPVHIDPPLGIGRRQTRRHTTTLDFAPGAVLVSYTDGLVERRGELYDAGVARLMAAIPVAPVETVCTTVMATLDVEHPADDIALLAVRRLPD
- a CDS encoding DeoR/GlpR family DNA-binding transcription regulator encodes the protein MSVETARYEGAPRRRTQIMAALRRAGFLSVAELSAQLGVSQMTVRRDLRQLAEANEVTLVHGGVSLPPGGVAGPGFASRAQTHTRAKQAIGAAAARMVRPGDTIGIDSGTTAAEVAHALPAEFDGCVVTHSVPVLGHMLSRPRARVIGIGGELLHDNQALVGFGVRDLTRRLRIRTLFLGAGAVDDRGVYVRSEIELSAKHALMEIADEIVLLVDASKLTAAAPVQVCGLDRIDTLVVDAPLPEPVAGAVRRNGIRVVPA
- a CDS encoding YidH family protein, with translation MVVDTDDDRSPAGAPRRWPGRVFDRGVDPDPRFSLANERTFLAWIRTSLALFAAGVALEALTLPIAPGLRRAAAVVLILLGAAAPVQAFLGWLRTEAALRLGRSLPPPTLAVPLGLGLVVAGGLILIGLLV